A genomic region of Chitinimonas arctica contains the following coding sequences:
- a CDS encoding plasmid pRiA4b ORF-3 family protein, producing MTAKIYTLAPRATQMLFLHVELDDVEPKVWREVAVPETVTLPKLHMILQYAMGWCGCHMHEFQFVDESYGTPDPDWGGAVLAESRVTLKRALGRTKNFTHLHDFGDGWTHSMRVRRAVPRDPALTQAICLGGENACPPEDVGGPWGYGELLEIIADPAHEEHDAMLEWCGGSFDAKRFDTAAVDRLLAEIKV from the coding sequence ATGACCGCAAAGATCTATACCCTCGCGCCGCGAGCAACCCAAATGCTATTTCTGCATGTTGAACTCGACGATGTCGAGCCCAAGGTATGGCGCGAAGTAGCGGTGCCCGAGACGGTGACCTTACCCAAACTGCACATGATCTTGCAGTATGCGATGGGATGGTGTGGCTGCCATATGCACGAATTCCAGTTCGTGGACGAATCCTACGGCACGCCTGACCCGGACTGGGGTGGCGCCGTCCTCGCCGAAAGTCGTGTGACGCTGAAACGGGCGCTAGGCAGGACCAAGAACTTCACCCACTTGCATGACTTCGGGGACGGATGGACCCATTCGATGCGAGTCCGCAGGGCTGTTCCACGCGATCCAGCCTTGACGCAGGCCATCTGCTTGGGCGGTGAGAATGCGTGTCCGCCAGAGGACGTCGGCGGCCCGTGGGGCTATGGCGAACTCCTTGAAATCATCGCCGACCCAGCACATGAAGAGCATGACGCAATGCTGGAATGGTGTGGAGGTTCGTTCGATGCAAAGCGCTTCGACACTGCCGCTGTTGATCGGCTGCTGGCAGAGATCAAGGTCTGA
- a CDS encoding transposase domain-containing protein: MARTKAVLGRGARLSDHLSTSLLARVYPAAQINQILDQHGRNSQRVRRFPALAGVYYCMALSLYPEASYEAVFSVVAQGLAWAEARPEPPQVNKSSISELRSKLGAAPLQALMTPVGRPYTAFPRLLSCITAGRHRRQQYRSTR, from the coding sequence ATGGCGCGAACCAAGGCAGTCCTCGGTCGCGGAGCACGGCTTAGCGATCATCTCAGCACCAGCCTTCTGGCACGGGTCTATCCTGCCGCCCAGATCAATCAGATCCTCGACCAGCATGGTCGCAACAGCCAGCGGGTCCGCCGCTTTCCCGCGCTGGCTGGGGTCTACTACTGCATGGCTCTCAGCCTCTATCCCGAAGCCAGCTACGAAGCTGTGTTCTCGGTCGTGGCCCAAGGCTTAGCCTGGGCCGAAGCCCGGCCCGAACCACCGCAGGTCAACAAGTCCTCCATCAGTGAGCTGCGCAGCAAGCTCGGTGCTGCACCCCTACAGGCACTGATGACGCCCGTTGGCCGACCCTATACAGCATTCCCACGCCTTCTTTCGTGCATTACGGCTGGTCGCCATCGACGGCAGCAATATCGATCTACCCGATGA
- a CDS encoding SOS response-associated peptidase family protein, which yields MVEASSILLKMCGRYNVIDNPHVRELCSTLGIKLYPGTRTNICPGGQGQFVVERDGQRLLLDGMWSASVQPKPDGSGYRPHPDFKTFNARSDRLGTSKLWRRLYSSQRAIIPASGWHEWVGKQCYELKPAAGALALGGLYQVYAFGDEVVPVFTIITCPPHPDLMHIHDKSLPLISQPADFDAWLDPAWKHPEIFQSLMQQPMVRAELQVIPIDSPKTLVPVGRIEIVGADQ from the coding sequence TTGGTCGAAGCATCTTCTATCCTTCTTAAGATGTGCGGCCGCTACAACGTCATCGACAATCCTCATGTGCGTGAACTCTGTTCAACGCTGGGTATCAAGCTTTACCCTGGCACGAGGACGAACATTTGCCCTGGTGGGCAAGGACAGTTTGTTGTGGAGCGAGACGGACAGCGCCTACTTCTAGATGGCATGTGGTCGGCATCAGTTCAGCCCAAGCCAGATGGCAGCGGCTATCGGCCTCACCCCGATTTCAAGACGTTCAACGCTCGAAGTGACCGGCTGGGCACCAGTAAGCTATGGCGCAGGCTGTACAGCTCCCAGCGCGCCATTATTCCAGCAAGCGGCTGGCATGAATGGGTTGGCAAGCAGTGCTACGAACTGAAGCCCGCAGCAGGGGCGCTGGCCTTGGGTGGCTTGTATCAGGTGTATGCATTTGGCGACGAAGTTGTCCCGGTCTTCACCATCATTACGTGCCCACCGCATCCTGATCTGATGCACATTCACGACAAGAGTCTCCCGCTTATCTCACAGCCGGCCGACTTTGATGCGTGGCTGGACCCAGCATGGAAGCATCCCGAAATTTTTCAGTCTCTAATGCAGCAGCCCATGGTAAGGGCGGAGTTGCAGGTCATTCCCATCGATTCGCCGAAGACACTTGTGCCTGTTGGACGGATCGAGATCGTAGGAGCAGACCAGTAG
- a CDS encoding IS630 family transposase: MTRTGRPIKKLELSEEQRRELNARLALRKAPADEKLRIQIVLSCADGEGGKEIAKRLDTTAQTVSRWRRRYESYGLAGLTDAPRSGRPRTVLDEHVQAVIDRVRNSKPTDATHWSVRTMSKATGVSASTVQRIWHAFGLKPHRLETFKFSTDPNFVDKVRDVVGLYLAPPDRALVLCVDEKSQIQALDRTQPSLPLTFGKAETRTHDYKRHGTTSLFAALDVATGKVIGQLKRRHRSVEFLQFLNTIDASVPADLDIHLIMDNYGTHKTEKVRAWFASRPRYHLHFTPTSASWLNLVERFFSQISEKWIKRSAHSSVADLEQSIRHYLDIHNTNPKPFVWRKSADSILEAIARAGKVIN, translated from the coding sequence ATGACCAGAACGGGCCGCCCGATCAAGAAGCTGGAACTATCCGAAGAGCAGCGCAGAGAGCTGAATGCACGTTTGGCGCTGCGCAAGGCGCCGGCCGATGAGAAGCTACGAATTCAGATTGTGCTCAGTTGTGCTGACGGCGAAGGAGGCAAAGAGATCGCGAAGCGGCTGGATACCACTGCGCAGACCGTCTCAAGGTGGCGTCGTCGGTACGAGTCGTATGGTCTGGCAGGGCTGACCGATGCACCGAGGTCGGGGCGGCCTCGCACGGTGCTAGACGAACACGTTCAGGCGGTGATTGATCGTGTCCGGAACAGTAAGCCTACTGACGCGACGCACTGGAGCGTGCGCACGATGAGCAAGGCAACAGGCGTGTCGGCGTCCACAGTGCAGCGCATTTGGCACGCGTTCGGGCTCAAGCCCCATCGGCTGGAGACGTTCAAGTTTTCCACCGATCCGAATTTTGTCGATAAGGTCCGCGATGTGGTGGGCTTGTACCTCGCCCCGCCGGATCGTGCCTTGGTGCTCTGCGTGGATGAGAAGAGCCAGATTCAGGCACTGGATAGAACGCAGCCTTCACTTCCGCTTACGTTCGGCAAAGCAGAAACCCGGACACACGATTACAAGCGGCACGGGACGACTTCGCTGTTCGCAGCTCTGGATGTGGCCACTGGCAAGGTCATTGGCCAACTCAAACGTCGCCACCGGAGCGTCGAATTTCTGCAGTTCCTCAATACCATCGACGCAAGCGTACCGGCAGACCTGGATATCCACCTGATCATGGACAATTACGGGACGCACAAGACGGAGAAGGTGCGTGCCTGGTTCGCCAGCAGGCCACGCTACCATCTGCACTTCACGCCAACTTCGGCCTCCTGGCTCAACCTTGTGGAGCGTTTTTTCTCACAAATCAGTGAGAAGTGGATCAAGCGTAGTGCCCACAGCAGCGTCGCCGATCTAGAGCAGTCAATCCGCCACTACTTGGACATCCACAACACCAACCCGAAGCCCTTTGTATGGCGCAAAAGCGCAGATTCAATCCTTGAGGCCATTGCTCGTGCAGGCAAAGTTATTAATTAA
- a CDS encoding HAD family hydrolase, with translation MIRAILFDLDGTLADTALDLGGALNRLLAEEGRPPVPYERVRPIASHGARGLVELGFGLGREAAGFDALRLRFLDHYEHCFCEQTTLFDEINPLLEALVKQGLDWGIITNKPMRFTDRLIPTLGFSVPPSVVVSGDTVGIAKPDPRPMRHACDILGLPTESCWYVGDAERDIMAGKAVGMTTVLADYGYIADHDQPDSWGADLRIATPMELLAHLSRLRV, from the coding sequence GTGATCCGCGCCATCCTGTTCGACCTCGACGGTACGCTGGCCGATACCGCCCTTGACTTGGGCGGCGCACTCAACCGTCTGCTGGCCGAGGAGGGCCGCCCACCGGTTCCGTATGAACGGGTCCGCCCCATCGCCAGCCATGGCGCACGCGGCTTGGTGGAGCTGGGCTTTGGCCTTGGGCGAGAGGCCGCCGGCTTCGACGCCTTGCGGCTGCGCTTTCTCGATCATTACGAGCACTGTTTTTGCGAGCAGACCACACTGTTCGACGAGATCAATCCGCTGCTGGAAGCACTGGTCAAGCAAGGCCTGGACTGGGGCATCATCACCAACAAGCCGATGCGATTTACCGACCGGCTGATCCCCACCTTGGGCTTCAGCGTACCGCCATCGGTCGTGGTGTCCGGCGATACCGTCGGCATCGCCAAGCCCGATCCACGTCCCATGCGCCACGCGTGCGACATACTGGGCCTGCCTACCGAATCCTGCTGGTATGTGGGCGATGCCGAGCGCGACATCATGGCCGGCAAGGCGGTAGGGATGACCACTGTCTTGGCCGACTACGGCTACATCGCCGATCATGACCAGCCGGATAGCTGGGGTGCCGACCTACGCATCGCTACGCCAATGGAATTACTGGCCCATCTGTCCAGGCTACGGGTATAA
- a CDS encoding PEP-CTERM sorting domain-containing protein — translation MHFVKSAISLTAGCVLSMSLTYAHAASVTASTIYEPMVANTSSLYPVNLARTDPQAAVISWLTDMPTPDPTFVWGDHVRQYANVNANGVSNSAMVIFDGGFAQNLISWQDTFSNQSGNSLNYKLNVELAPMSFRMASFSPMNARTGFVADVLVNGVSVWHSAQTFARQGQSNSSSSEGFDMGDATEFGDLATQVSYEHSGYRGLVDLGTFAAGQTATVTYRFSQFTYLDKRRDCTIFCAEVFAAAEKTGVNQQRIISAPVPEPESYAMLLGGLGLIGAIARRRKAAAK, via the coding sequence ATGCATTTCGTTAAATCCGCCATTTCGCTGACGGCCGGCTGCGTGCTGTCCATGTCCTTGACTTATGCCCATGCTGCCAGCGTTACCGCCAGCACCATTTACGAACCAATGGTAGCAAATACCAGCTCACTTTACCCAGTCAATCTCGCCCGCACGGATCCGCAAGCCGCTGTGATTTCGTGGCTAACCGATATGCCTACGCCTGATCCTACCTTTGTATGGGGGGACCACGTACGGCAATATGCGAACGTAAACGCGAATGGCGTGAGCAACTCAGCAATGGTCATATTCGATGGCGGTTTTGCCCAAAATTTGATCAGTTGGCAGGATACATTCAGTAATCAATCCGGGAATAGCTTGAACTACAAGCTGAACGTGGAATTGGCGCCTATGTCTTTCCGTATGGCCAGCTTCAGTCCTATGAATGCTAGAACCGGTTTCGTGGCCGATGTGCTTGTCAACGGCGTGTCAGTTTGGCATTCGGCACAGACGTTCGCACGACAAGGCCAAAGTAACAGTAGCAGCAGCGAAGGTTTTGATATGGGTGATGCCACTGAGTTTGGTGACCTCGCCACCCAAGTTAGTTATGAGCATTCGGGCTATCGCGGCCTGGTTGATCTCGGCACATTTGCCGCGGGCCAAACCGCAACCGTAACCTACCGGTTCAGTCAGTTTACCTACTTGGACAAGCGGAGGGACTGTACAATTTTTTGTGCCGAAGTTTTCGCGGCGGCAGAAAAAACCGGGGTGAACCAGCAACGCATCATTTCCGCACCCGTGCCCGAACCGGAAAGCTACGCCATGCTGCTGGGCGGCCTGGGCCTGATCGGCGCCATCGCCCGTCGTCGCAAGGCTGCCGCGAAGTAA
- the ubiG gene encoding bifunctional 2-polyprenyl-6-hydroxyphenol methylase/3-demethylubiquinol 3-O-methyltransferase UbiG — MTPELSQANVDPAELAKFAELAHKWWDKDSEFKPLHDINPLRLGFIDRHAGLAGKVVLDVGCGGGILAEAMAQSGATVTGLDLAEKSLQVARLHGLESGVKVEYRCQAVEELAQAMPAAFDVVTCMEMLEHVPEPASVVAAVSRLVKPGGWVFFSTISRNPKAYVQAVLGAEYLLGLLPRGTHEYSRFIKPSELARMARGNGLDAVELKGMSYDLIAKSFHLNDDASVNYLLACRKIAA; from the coding sequence ATGACCCCGGAACTCTCCCAAGCCAATGTCGACCCGGCCGAATTGGCCAAATTCGCCGAACTGGCCCACAAATGGTGGGACAAGGACAGCGAGTTCAAACCGCTGCACGATATCAATCCATTGCGCTTGGGTTTTATCGACCGCCATGCGGGGCTGGCCGGCAAGGTGGTGCTGGATGTTGGATGTGGCGGCGGTATTCTGGCCGAAGCCATGGCGCAGTCCGGGGCCACGGTCACCGGACTGGACCTGGCCGAAAAGTCCTTGCAGGTGGCACGTCTGCATGGCCTGGAATCGGGCGTGAAAGTCGAATACCGCTGCCAGGCGGTGGAAGAGTTGGCGCAAGCCATGCCTGCCGCCTTTGATGTGGTGACCTGCATGGAAATGCTGGAGCACGTGCCGGAGCCGGCCAGTGTGGTCGCGGCGGTCAGCCGCCTGGTCAAGCCAGGTGGCTGGGTCTTCTTTTCCACCATCTCGCGCAATCCCAAGGCTTATGTGCAAGCGGTATTGGGGGCGGAATACCTGCTGGGTTTGCTACCACGCGGCACGCACGAGTATTCCCGCTTCATCAAGCCCTCCGAGCTTGCACGCATGGCGCGCGGAAACGGCCTGGATGCGGTCGAGCTAAAGGGTATGAGCTACGATCTGATCGCCAAATCCTTTCATCTGAATGACGATGCCAGCGTCAACTATCTGCTGGCTTGTCGAAAGATCGCAGCGTGA
- a CDS encoding RusA family crossover junction endodeoxyribonuclease, with amino-acid sequence MELKTLSFTVPGEPQGKGRGRIVRWGTKAGIKTPEKTVAYEGLVAHSAAQAMDGVIPIEGAVAVTMRITVSVPGSWPKRRCEQALAGRVLPTTKPDIDNVEKAIFDGLNGVAWCDDVQVVEVRKQKRYGELPGVVVSIQTLEVGAA; translated from the coding sequence ATGGAACTAAAGACACTGAGTTTTACCGTGCCCGGCGAGCCGCAAGGCAAGGGGCGCGGGCGCATTGTGCGCTGGGGCACCAAGGCCGGCATCAAGACGCCGGAAAAGACCGTCGCCTATGAGGGCTTGGTCGCCCATAGCGCTGCACAGGCAATGGATGGCGTTATACCCATAGAAGGAGCCGTCGCCGTGACCATGCGCATTACCGTCTCGGTACCGGGTTCCTGGCCCAAGCGTCGCTGCGAGCAAGCCCTCGCTGGTCGTGTGCTGCCGACCACCAAGCCAGATATCGACAATGTCGAGAAGGCGATCTTTGACGGGCTAAACGGCGTGGCCTGGTGCGATGACGTGCAGGTGGTTGAAGTCCGCAAGCAGAAGCGTTACGGCGAGCTGCCCGGTGTGGTTGTGTCCATCCAGACGCTGGAAGTGGGGGCCGCATGA
- a CDS encoding ATP-binding protein — translation MLATKSTLAHLLQIHEPPLECVDHCPQHGQFLARCHIGSKFGTCPTCTAEANAAKEARERQEAEREAQLRWQRQLGSSGIHEHFHDRKIGNYHVTHEGQRRARAFAEAYAEEFAGKHSGRCAVFVGQTGTDKNHLACGIAMRIMARYQRSAMFTTVSSMIMRIPEAKRFDSEMRQSEAIALFTYPSLLILDEVGVQSSTDSEARALFDVLNGRYEQRKATILLSNLDVAGVQNAIGPRLFDRLREDGGEVVPFDWAGGRGTLA, via the coding sequence ATGCTGGCGACGAAATCGACCCTTGCCCACCTGCTGCAGATCCATGAGCCACCATTGGAGTGTGTGGACCACTGCCCGCAGCACGGCCAGTTTCTGGCCAGGTGCCACATCGGCAGCAAGTTCGGAACATGCCCGACCTGCACGGCGGAAGCCAATGCGGCCAAGGAAGCCCGTGAACGCCAGGAAGCCGAGCGCGAAGCGCAACTGCGTTGGCAGCGCCAACTAGGCTCGTCGGGCATTCACGAGCACTTTCATGACCGAAAGATCGGGAACTACCACGTCACCCACGAGGGCCAGCGACGGGCGCGTGCCTTCGCTGAAGCCTATGCGGAAGAGTTTGCTGGTAAGCACTCGGGTCGTTGCGCGGTCTTCGTGGGGCAAACCGGTACCGACAAGAACCACCTTGCCTGCGGTATCGCCATGCGCATCATGGCGCGTTACCAGCGCTCGGCAATGTTCACCACCGTATCGTCCATGATCATGCGCATTCCGGAAGCGAAGCGTTTTGACTCGGAGATGCGCCAAAGCGAAGCCATTGCACTCTTCACCTACCCCTCGCTGCTGATCCTGGACGAGGTGGGGGTGCAATCCAGTACCGACTCGGAAGCGCGCGCGCTATTCGACGTCTTGAACGGCCGCTACGAGCAACGCAAGGCGACCATCCTGCTGAGCAATCTGGATGTGGCGGGCGTACAGAACGCCATTGGGCCACGCCTATTTGATCGCTTGCGCGAAGACGGCGGCGAAGTGGTGCCGTTTGACTGGGCGGGTGGACGGGGGACGCTGGCATGA
- a CDS encoding TRZ/ATZ family hydrolase, producing MSALICLHPRWLIPVEPRGTVLENHALVIEGERIVAILPSESARLQFPAAEQLALPEHALLPGLINLHAHSAMSLLRGLADDLALMEWLNEHIWPAEKQHVSDEFVYDGTLHAMAEMLRGGTTTVNDMYFYHEAVARAGIASGMRTVVGCSILEFPTAYGLHADDYLSKALTAREAFRGESLVDFMLAPHAPYTVSDQTFGKIVTLADQFDMGIHCHIHETRDEIDGSLKQYGVRPLERLRALGLLSPRLIAAHMVYADDGEIALLAEHGVHIAHNPASNLKLASGFARVTAMQQAGINVGIGTDGAASNNRLDLLGDLRLAALLAKAESANPTALNAAAALETATLAGARALGQANRIGSLVVGKQADVIAIDLSALETQPLFDPISQIVYAAGREQVSHVWVAGRCLLRQGELTTLDQDQLKAKARWWQSRIKAVPVV from the coding sequence ATGTCCGCACTTATCTGTCTGCATCCCCGTTGGCTTATCCCTGTCGAACCACGTGGCACTGTTCTGGAAAACCATGCCTTGGTTATCGAAGGCGAGCGCATCGTTGCCATTCTGCCTAGCGAATCAGCCCGGCTACAATTCCCGGCTGCGGAACAGCTAGCCTTGCCGGAACATGCCCTGCTGCCTGGCCTGATCAATCTCCACGCCCACTCGGCCATGAGCCTTTTGCGTGGCCTGGCCGACGATCTGGCGCTGATGGAATGGTTGAATGAGCATATCTGGCCAGCCGAGAAGCAGCATGTCTCGGATGAATTCGTCTACGACGGCACCCTGCACGCCATGGCGGAGATGCTGCGGGGCGGCACCACCACCGTCAACGATATGTATTTCTATCATGAGGCGGTCGCCCGAGCCGGCATCGCGTCCGGCATGCGTACCGTCGTAGGTTGTTCCATCCTGGAGTTTCCCACCGCCTATGGCCTGCATGCCGACGACTATCTGAGCAAGGCATTGACCGCACGCGAGGCTTTCCGTGGCGAGTCCCTGGTCGACTTCATGCTGGCACCGCATGCGCCATACACGGTATCCGACCAGACCTTCGGCAAGATCGTGACCTTGGCGGATCAATTCGACATGGGCATTCACTGCCATATCCACGAGACCCGCGACGAGATCGACGGAAGTCTCAAGCAATACGGTGTACGCCCGCTGGAACGGCTGCGTGCGCTGGGGCTGCTGAGCCCCCGCCTGATCGCAGCCCATATGGTTTATGCCGACGATGGCGAAATCGCGCTGCTGGCGGAACACGGGGTACATATCGCGCACAATCCGGCCAGCAACCTGAAATTGGCCTCGGGCTTTGCCCGCGTGACCGCCATGCAGCAAGCCGGGATCAATGTCGGCATCGGGACCGATGGCGCGGCCAGCAATAACCGGCTCGACCTGCTGGGCGACCTGCGCTTGGCCGCGCTGCTTGCCAAGGCCGAATCGGCGAACCCAACCGCGCTGAACGCGGCAGCGGCGCTCGAAACCGCTACCCTTGCTGGCGCACGTGCGTTGGGTCAGGCCAATCGCATCGGCAGCCTGGTGGTGGGTAAGCAGGCGGACGTGATAGCCATTGACCTGTCGGCCTTGGAAACTCAGCCACTATTCGACCCTATTTCGCAAATCGTCTACGCTGCCGGGCGCGAGCAGGTCAGTCATGTCTGGGTAGCCGGCCGTTGCCTGCTGCGCCAAGGCGAGCTGACCACCCTGGACCAGGACCAGCTGAAGGCCAAAGCCCGTTGGTGGCAGTCGCGCATCAAGGCCGTACCGGTTGTTTGA